The following coding sequences lie in one Maylandia zebra isolate NMK-2024a linkage group LG14, Mzebra_GT3a, whole genome shotgun sequence genomic window:
- the glb1l2 gene encoding beta-galactosidase-1-like protein 2 isoform X1 — translation MSRLEGLKANSSQFTLEGEPFRILGGSVHYFRVPRAYWEDRLLKMKACGLNTLTTYVPWNLHEPERGTFNFQDQLDLKAYVSLAAQLGLWVILRPGPYICAEWDLGGLPSWLLQDEEMQLRTTYPGFVNAVNLYFDKLISVIKPLMFEGGGPIIAVQVENEYGSFAKDDKYMPFIKNCLQSRGIKELLMTSDNWEGLRCGGVEGALKTINLQRLSFGAIQHLADIQPQKPLMVMEYWSGWFDVWGEHHHVFHAEDMLAVVSEILDRGVSINLYMFHGGTSFGFMNGAMDFGAYKSQVTSYDYDAPLSEAGDCTPKYHHLRNLFSQYHSEPLPGVPSSPERKAYSPAFIQQHLSLWDILQFSDKPHKSDKPVNMENLPVNNNNGQSYGYTLYETTITGGGALNSRNNIRDRAVVFVNRECVGCLDYKTHEVALPDGKGERTLSFLVENCGRVNYGKALDEQRKGIVGDIVLNNTPLRGFSISCFDMKPSFIKRLTNSGQWKTDFKSHCIPGFFQARLCVDGPPKDTFVSLRSWGKGIIFVNGQNLGRYWFIGPQHFLYLPAPWLRSGENEIIVFEEQRVHDKLLFAENPDYGKVIDVYKLPFCTLL, via the exons ATGAGTCGTTTAGAGGGACTGAAGGCCAACTCGTCTCAGTTTACTCTAGAAGGAGAGCCTTTCCGCATCCTGGGAGGCTCTGTCCATTACTTCCGTGTCCCCAGAGCCTACTGGGAGGACAGGCTGCTGAAGATGAAGGCCTGTGGTCTCAATACACTCACAAC ataTGTGCCATGGAACCTCCATGAGCCTGAGAGGGGAACATTTAATTTTCAGGATCAGCTGGACCTTAA GGCCTATGTCAGTTTGGCAGCACAGCTGGGTCTCTGGGTTATACTGCGTCCTGGACCTTACATCTGCGCTGAATGGGACTTGGGCGGGTTGCCTAG cTGGTTGCTACAAGATGAAGAGATGCAGTTGAGGACAACTTATCCTGGATTCGTAAATGCTGTCAACTTGTACTTTGACAAGCTCATCTCAGTTATCAAGCCTCTGATG tttgaaGGAGGCGGCCCGATCATTGCAGTCCAGGTTGAGAATGAATACGGCTCATTTGCAAAAGATGACAAATATATGCCATTTATAAAGAAT TGTCTCCAGTCCAGAGGGATCAAAGAGCTTCTGATGACTTCAGACAACTGGGAAGGCTTAAGATGTGGAGGGGTGGAAGGAG ctctaaaaacaataaaccttCAGAGACTCTCATTTGGAGCCATCCAACATTTGGCTGACATACAG CCCCAGAAACCTCTAATGGTAATGGAGTACTGGTCTGGATGGTTTGATGTCTGGGGAGAACATCATCACGTGTTCCACGCCGAGG ACATGCTGGCTGTGGTGTCCGAGATCTTGGATCGAGGCGTTTCCATTAATCTGTACATGTTTCATGGCGGAACCAGCTTTGGCTTCATGAACGGCGCAATGGACTTTGGCGCCTACAAATCTCAGGTCACCAGTTACG ATTATGATGCTCCCCTATCTGAAGCTGGGGACTGCACTCCAAAATATCACCACCTGAGGAATTTATTCAGCCAGTACCACT CTGAGCCTCTTCCTGGAGTGCCCTCTTCTCCGGAAAGGAAAGCTTACAGCCCTGCTTTTATCCAGCAACACCTGTCACTGTGGGACATCTTGCAATTCAGCGACAAG CCGCACAAGTCAGACAAGCCAGTGAACATGGAGAATCTCCCTGTGAACAATAACAATGGTCAGTCATATGGTTATACACTGTATGAAACCACTATCACTGGTGGAGGCGCCCTAAACTCCAGGAACAACATTAGAGACAGAGCAGTG GTTTTTGTGAACAGGGAGTGTGTTGGTTGTTTGGACTATAAGACTCATGAGGTTGCACTCCCTGATGGAAAG GGGGAGAGGACATTAAGCTTCCTTGTGGAGAACTGTGGAAGAGTGAATTATGGGAAAGCTCTGGATGAACAGCGCAAAG GTATTGTGGGAGACATTGTGTTGAACAACACTCCACTGAGAGGATTTTCCATCTCCTGCTTTGATATGAAGCCCAGCTTTATAAAAAG ATTAACAAATTCAGGCCAATGGAAAACTGACTTCAAGTCACATTGTATCCCTGGGTTTTTCCAGGCCAGGCTCTGTGTCGATGGCCCTCCCAAAGACACCTTTGTCAGCCTTCGT AGTTGGGGTAAAGGCATTATATTTGTCAATGGGCAGAACCTTGGGCGTTATTGGTTTATTGGCCCCCAGCATTTCCTTTATCTCCCAGCACCTTGGCTTAGAAGTGGAGAGAATGAG ATTATTGTCTTTGAGGAACAACGGGTGCATGATAAACTACTGTTTGCTGAAAATCCTGATTATGGAAAGGTTATCGATGTGTACAAACTTCCTTTCTGCACACTGCTGTGA
- the glb1l2 gene encoding beta-galactosidase-1-like protein 2 isoform X3, whose product MSRLEGLKANSSQFTLEGEPFRILGGSVHYFRVPRAYWEDRLLKMKACGLNTLTTYVPWNLHEPERGTFNFQDQLDLKAYVSLAAQLGLWVILRPGPYICAEWDLGGLPSWLLQDEEMQLRTTYPGFVNAVNLYFDKLISVIKPLMFEGGGPIIAVQVENEYGSFAKDDKYMPFIKNCLQSRGIKELLMTSDNWEGLRCGGVEGALKTINLQRLSFGAIQHLADIQPQKPLMVMEYWSGWFDVWGEHHHVFHAEDMLAVVSEILDRGVSINLYMFHGGTSFGFMNGAMDFGAYKSQVTSYDYDAPLSEAGDCTPKYHHLRNLFSQYHSEPLPGVPSSPERKAYSPAFIQQHLSLWDILQFSDKPHKSDKPVNMENLPVNNNNGQSYGYTLYETTITGGGALNSRNNIRDRAVVFVNRECVGCLDYKTHEVALPDGKGERTLSFLVENCGRVNYGKALDEQRKGIVGDIVLNNTPLRGFSISCFDMKPSFIKRLTNSGQWKTDFKSHCIPGFFQARLCVDGPPKDTFVSLRIIVFEEQRVHDKLLFAENPDYGKVIDVYKLPFCTLL is encoded by the exons ATGAGTCGTTTAGAGGGACTGAAGGCCAACTCGTCTCAGTTTACTCTAGAAGGAGAGCCTTTCCGCATCCTGGGAGGCTCTGTCCATTACTTCCGTGTCCCCAGAGCCTACTGGGAGGACAGGCTGCTGAAGATGAAGGCCTGTGGTCTCAATACACTCACAAC ataTGTGCCATGGAACCTCCATGAGCCTGAGAGGGGAACATTTAATTTTCAGGATCAGCTGGACCTTAA GGCCTATGTCAGTTTGGCAGCACAGCTGGGTCTCTGGGTTATACTGCGTCCTGGACCTTACATCTGCGCTGAATGGGACTTGGGCGGGTTGCCTAG cTGGTTGCTACAAGATGAAGAGATGCAGTTGAGGACAACTTATCCTGGATTCGTAAATGCTGTCAACTTGTACTTTGACAAGCTCATCTCAGTTATCAAGCCTCTGATG tttgaaGGAGGCGGCCCGATCATTGCAGTCCAGGTTGAGAATGAATACGGCTCATTTGCAAAAGATGACAAATATATGCCATTTATAAAGAAT TGTCTCCAGTCCAGAGGGATCAAAGAGCTTCTGATGACTTCAGACAACTGGGAAGGCTTAAGATGTGGAGGGGTGGAAGGAG ctctaaaaacaataaaccttCAGAGACTCTCATTTGGAGCCATCCAACATTTGGCTGACATACAG CCCCAGAAACCTCTAATGGTAATGGAGTACTGGTCTGGATGGTTTGATGTCTGGGGAGAACATCATCACGTGTTCCACGCCGAGG ACATGCTGGCTGTGGTGTCCGAGATCTTGGATCGAGGCGTTTCCATTAATCTGTACATGTTTCATGGCGGAACCAGCTTTGGCTTCATGAACGGCGCAATGGACTTTGGCGCCTACAAATCTCAGGTCACCAGTTACG ATTATGATGCTCCCCTATCTGAAGCTGGGGACTGCACTCCAAAATATCACCACCTGAGGAATTTATTCAGCCAGTACCACT CTGAGCCTCTTCCTGGAGTGCCCTCTTCTCCGGAAAGGAAAGCTTACAGCCCTGCTTTTATCCAGCAACACCTGTCACTGTGGGACATCTTGCAATTCAGCGACAAG CCGCACAAGTCAGACAAGCCAGTGAACATGGAGAATCTCCCTGTGAACAATAACAATGGTCAGTCATATGGTTATACACTGTATGAAACCACTATCACTGGTGGAGGCGCCCTAAACTCCAGGAACAACATTAGAGACAGAGCAGTG GTTTTTGTGAACAGGGAGTGTGTTGGTTGTTTGGACTATAAGACTCATGAGGTTGCACTCCCTGATGGAAAG GGGGAGAGGACATTAAGCTTCCTTGTGGAGAACTGTGGAAGAGTGAATTATGGGAAAGCTCTGGATGAACAGCGCAAAG GTATTGTGGGAGACATTGTGTTGAACAACACTCCACTGAGAGGATTTTCCATCTCCTGCTTTGATATGAAGCCCAGCTTTATAAAAAG ATTAACAAATTCAGGCCAATGGAAAACTGACTTCAAGTCACATTGTATCCCTGGGTTTTTCCAGGCCAGGCTCTGTGTCGATGGCCCTCCCAAAGACACCTTTGTCAGCCTTCGT ATTATTGTCTTTGAGGAACAACGGGTGCATGATAAACTACTGTTTGCTGAAAATCCTGATTATGGAAAGGTTATCGATGTGTACAAACTTCCTTTCTGCACACTGCTGTGA
- the glb1l2 gene encoding beta-galactosidase-1-like protein 2 isoform X2 yields the protein MSRLEGLKANSSQFTLEGEPFRILGGSVHYFRVPRAYWEDRLLKMKACGLNTLTTYVPWNLHEPERGTFNFQDQLDLNWLLQDEEMQLRTTYPGFVNAVNLYFDKLISVIKPLMFEGGGPIIAVQVENEYGSFAKDDKYMPFIKNCLQSRGIKELLMTSDNWEGLRCGGVEGALKTINLQRLSFGAIQHLADIQPQKPLMVMEYWSGWFDVWGEHHHVFHAEDMLAVVSEILDRGVSINLYMFHGGTSFGFMNGAMDFGAYKSQVTSYDYDAPLSEAGDCTPKYHHLRNLFSQYHSEPLPGVPSSPERKAYSPAFIQQHLSLWDILQFSDKPHKSDKPVNMENLPVNNNNGQSYGYTLYETTITGGGALNSRNNIRDRAVVFVNRECVGCLDYKTHEVALPDGKGERTLSFLVENCGRVNYGKALDEQRKGIVGDIVLNNTPLRGFSISCFDMKPSFIKRLTNSGQWKTDFKSHCIPGFFQARLCVDGPPKDTFVSLRSWGKGIIFVNGQNLGRYWFIGPQHFLYLPAPWLRSGENEIIVFEEQRVHDKLLFAENPDYGKVIDVYKLPFCTLL from the exons ATGAGTCGTTTAGAGGGACTGAAGGCCAACTCGTCTCAGTTTACTCTAGAAGGAGAGCCTTTCCGCATCCTGGGAGGCTCTGTCCATTACTTCCGTGTCCCCAGAGCCTACTGGGAGGACAGGCTGCTGAAGATGAAGGCCTGTGGTCTCAATACACTCACAAC ataTGTGCCATGGAACCTCCATGAGCCTGAGAGGGGAACATTTAATTTTCAGGATCAGCTGGACCTTAA cTGGTTGCTACAAGATGAAGAGATGCAGTTGAGGACAACTTATCCTGGATTCGTAAATGCTGTCAACTTGTACTTTGACAAGCTCATCTCAGTTATCAAGCCTCTGATG tttgaaGGAGGCGGCCCGATCATTGCAGTCCAGGTTGAGAATGAATACGGCTCATTTGCAAAAGATGACAAATATATGCCATTTATAAAGAAT TGTCTCCAGTCCAGAGGGATCAAAGAGCTTCTGATGACTTCAGACAACTGGGAAGGCTTAAGATGTGGAGGGGTGGAAGGAG ctctaaaaacaataaaccttCAGAGACTCTCATTTGGAGCCATCCAACATTTGGCTGACATACAG CCCCAGAAACCTCTAATGGTAATGGAGTACTGGTCTGGATGGTTTGATGTCTGGGGAGAACATCATCACGTGTTCCACGCCGAGG ACATGCTGGCTGTGGTGTCCGAGATCTTGGATCGAGGCGTTTCCATTAATCTGTACATGTTTCATGGCGGAACCAGCTTTGGCTTCATGAACGGCGCAATGGACTTTGGCGCCTACAAATCTCAGGTCACCAGTTACG ATTATGATGCTCCCCTATCTGAAGCTGGGGACTGCACTCCAAAATATCACCACCTGAGGAATTTATTCAGCCAGTACCACT CTGAGCCTCTTCCTGGAGTGCCCTCTTCTCCGGAAAGGAAAGCTTACAGCCCTGCTTTTATCCAGCAACACCTGTCACTGTGGGACATCTTGCAATTCAGCGACAAG CCGCACAAGTCAGACAAGCCAGTGAACATGGAGAATCTCCCTGTGAACAATAACAATGGTCAGTCATATGGTTATACACTGTATGAAACCACTATCACTGGTGGAGGCGCCCTAAACTCCAGGAACAACATTAGAGACAGAGCAGTG GTTTTTGTGAACAGGGAGTGTGTTGGTTGTTTGGACTATAAGACTCATGAGGTTGCACTCCCTGATGGAAAG GGGGAGAGGACATTAAGCTTCCTTGTGGAGAACTGTGGAAGAGTGAATTATGGGAAAGCTCTGGATGAACAGCGCAAAG GTATTGTGGGAGACATTGTGTTGAACAACACTCCACTGAGAGGATTTTCCATCTCCTGCTTTGATATGAAGCCCAGCTTTATAAAAAG ATTAACAAATTCAGGCCAATGGAAAACTGACTTCAAGTCACATTGTATCCCTGGGTTTTTCCAGGCCAGGCTCTGTGTCGATGGCCCTCCCAAAGACACCTTTGTCAGCCTTCGT AGTTGGGGTAAAGGCATTATATTTGTCAATGGGCAGAACCTTGGGCGTTATTGGTTTATTGGCCCCCAGCATTTCCTTTATCTCCCAGCACCTTGGCTTAGAAGTGGAGAGAATGAG ATTATTGTCTTTGAGGAACAACGGGTGCATGATAAACTACTGTTTGCTGAAAATCCTGATTATGGAAAGGTTATCGATGTGTACAAACTTCCTTTCTGCACACTGCTGTGA